A stretch of Henckelia pumila isolate YLH828 chromosome 4, ASM3356847v2, whole genome shotgun sequence DNA encodes these proteins:
- the LOC140864694 gene encoding ATP-dependent Clp protease proteolytic subunit-related protein 4, chloroplastic isoform X1 — protein MASHVLPTAGITLSTNPLLTSSSSSFKPSLCTNFLSPIVGGSVSGDFSGQRICPASLKPTSSTSRGKRGGVTMVIPFSRGSAWEQAPPDLASYLYKNRIVYLGMSLVPSVTELILAEFLYLQYEDEEKPVYLYINSTGTTKGGEKLGYETEAFAVYDVMRYVKPPIFTLCVGNAWGEAALLLAAGAKGNRSALPSSTIMIKQPIARFQGQATDVEVMRKEIRNVKAELVKLYAKHIGKSPEQIEEDIRRPKYFSPSEAVEYGIIDKVLYNERGTEDRGVMSDLKKAQLI, from the exons ATGGCTTCTCACGTTTTGCCCACTGCCGGAATCACACTGAGCACGAACCCACTTCTAACATCTTCGTCCTCTTCTTTTAAACCCTCTCTTTGCACCAATTTTCTATCTCCAATCGTCGGTGGCAGCGTCTCGGGTGACTTTTCGGGTCAAAGAATCTGCCCCGCTTCACTCAAACCTACTTCCTCAACTTCGCGTGGCAAAAGGGGTGGCGTCACTATG GTTATTCCCTTCTCTAGGGGAAGCGCTTGGGAGCAAGCTCCCCCAGATTTGGCATCATACTTATACAAGAATAGGATTGTCTACTTGGGAATGTCTCTGGTTCCTTCTGTCACTGAATTGATACTTGCAGAATTCCTTTACCTGCAGTACGAAGATGAGGAAAAACCAGTTTACCTTTATATTAATTCGACAGGGACAACCAAG GGTGGGGAGAAGTTGGGCTATGAGACAGAAGCTTTTGCAGTATATGATGTTATGAG GTACGTGAAGCCACCCATTTTTACACTGTGTGTTGGGAATGCTTGGGGAGAAGCAGCTTTGTTATTGGCTGCTGGTGCTAAGGGGAATCGTTCTGCCTTACCATCCTCAACAATCATGATAAAACAG CCAATTGCCAGATTTCAGGGTCAAGCCACTGATGTAGAGGTTATGAGGAAAGAGATTAGAAATGTGAAGGCTGAGTTG GTTAAGCTCTATGCAAAACACATTGGAAAATCACCGGAGCAGATTGAAGAAGACATAAGGCGTCCAAAATATTTTAGTCCGAGTGAGGCAGTGGAATATGGGATCATTGACAAG GTTCTGTACAACGAAAGGGGCACTGAAGATAGAGGAGTTATGTCCGACCTCAAGAAGGCACAACTTATCTAA
- the LOC140864694 gene encoding ATP-dependent Clp protease proteolytic subunit-related protein 4, chloroplastic isoform X2, translating into MASHVLPTAGITLSTNPLLTSSSSSFKPSLCTNFLSPIVGGSVSGDFSGQRICPASLKPTSSTSRGKRGGVTMYEDEEKPVYLYINSTGTTKGGEKLGYETEAFAVYDVMRYVKPPIFTLCVGNAWGEAALLLAAGAKGNRSALPSSTIMIKQPIARFQGQATDVEVMRKEIRNVKAELVKLYAKHIGKSPEQIEEDIRRPKYFSPSEAVEYGIIDKVLYNERGTEDRGVMSDLKKAQLI; encoded by the exons ATGGCTTCTCACGTTTTGCCCACTGCCGGAATCACACTGAGCACGAACCCACTTCTAACATCTTCGTCCTCTTCTTTTAAACCCTCTCTTTGCACCAATTTTCTATCTCCAATCGTCGGTGGCAGCGTCTCGGGTGACTTTTCGGGTCAAAGAATCTGCCCCGCTTCACTCAAACCTACTTCCTCAACTTCGCGTGGCAAAAGGGGTGGCGTCACTATG TACGAAGATGAGGAAAAACCAGTTTACCTTTATATTAATTCGACAGGGACAACCAAG GGTGGGGAGAAGTTGGGCTATGAGACAGAAGCTTTTGCAGTATATGATGTTATGAG GTACGTGAAGCCACCCATTTTTACACTGTGTGTTGGGAATGCTTGGGGAGAAGCAGCTTTGTTATTGGCTGCTGGTGCTAAGGGGAATCGTTCTGCCTTACCATCCTCAACAATCATGATAAAACAG CCAATTGCCAGATTTCAGGGTCAAGCCACTGATGTAGAGGTTATGAGGAAAGAGATTAGAAATGTGAAGGCTGAGTTG GTTAAGCTCTATGCAAAACACATTGGAAAATCACCGGAGCAGATTGAAGAAGACATAAGGCGTCCAAAATATTTTAGTCCGAGTGAGGCAGTGGAATATGGGATCATTGACAAG GTTCTGTACAACGAAAGGGGCACTGAAGATAGAGGAGTTATGTCCGACCTCAAGAAGGCACAACTTATCTAA